GCCTGCCTATTACCCCCCTGACAATCGATTGTCACTACCCCATAGCATCGCATTGCGGTGAATTTGCGTCTCGATTAGGGTGCGCGGCGAAACCGAGACAAACGACTGGACGCACAGATGAAATTCGAAGGCACCTCAAGCTACGTGGCAACCGAGGATCTCAAGATTGCAGTGAATGCCGCCGTGACACTGGAACGCCCGCTGCTGGTCAAGGGCGAGCCGGGCACCGGCAAGACCGAACTGGCCCGACAGGTCGCCGAGGCCCTGGGCCTTCGGATGATCGAGTGGAACATCAAATCGACGACCAAGGCCCAACAGGGCTTGTATGAATACGACGCCGTCAGCCGCCTGCGCGACAGCCAGCTTGGCGAAGAACGCGTGCATGACGTTCGAAACTACATCAAGCGCGGCAAACTCTGGGATGCGTTTGACGCCGACGAGAAGGTAGTCTTGCTGATCGACGAAATCGACAAGGCCGATATCGAGTTCCCCAACGACCTGCTTCAGGAACTCGACAAGATGGAGTTTCACGTCTACGAGACCGGCGAAACCATCAAGGCCAAGCATCGCCCGGTGATGATCATCACCTCGAACAACGAAAAAGAGCTGCCCGACGCCTTCCTGCGTCGCTGCTTCTTCCACTACATCCGCTTCCCCGATACCGACACGATGCGCGCCATCGTCGATGTGCATCACCCTGGCATCAAGGAACAACTTCTCAGCACCGCGCTGACCCAGTTCTACGAGCTGCGCGAAACACCCGGGCTCAAGAAGAAACCCTCAACCTCCGAAGTGCTCGACTGGCTCAAGCTTTTGCTGGCCGAGGATCTCACCGCCGAAGACCTCAAGCGCGACGGCGCCAATGCCCTTCCCAAACTGCATGGCGCCTTGCTCAAGAACGAACAGGACGTGCATCTGTTCGAGCGCCTGGCCTTCATGGCCCGCTCCAAACGATAAGACGCGACCAATCAGCCGCCTCGCCCCCAAGTCGGGCGAGGCGGCATCATGTGCCCCCCGCCACCCGCTCCACCAATTCCGGTTCTTCCGCAATCAACCGCAGCAACAACCGGGTCGAGCGGTCAGGCACACGCCGCGATTGCTCCCAGTTACGCAGCGCCGCGACGCTGAAACCGAATCGTTCGGCAAACCGCACCTGACTCAGCCCCATGCGTTTGCGCAGTTCCTGAATGTCAGGCAGCAAGATCTCGTCCCGCGCGATCACCTCAAGCGG
This window of the Rhodobacteraceae bacterium LMO-JJ12 genome carries:
- a CDS encoding MoxR family ATPase; its protein translation is MKFEGTSSYVATEDLKIAVNAAVTLERPLLVKGEPGTGKTELARQVAEALGLRMIEWNIKSTTKAQQGLYEYDAVSRLRDSQLGEERVHDVRNYIKRGKLWDAFDADEKVVLLIDEIDKADIEFPNDLLQELDKMEFHVYETGETIKAKHRPVMIITSNNEKELPDAFLRRCFFHYIRFPDTDTMRAIVDVHHPGIKEQLLSTALTQFYELRETPGLKKKPSTSEVLDWLKLLLAEDLTAEDLKRDGANALPKLHGALLKNEQDVHLFERLAFMARSKR
- a CDS encoding helix-turn-helix domain-containing protein encodes the protein MSLPKRARVAPSDELGDDRGRDALAQEEMLADIEGRKPLEVIARDEILLPDIQELRKRMGLSQVRFAERFGFSVAALRNWEQSRRVPDRSTRLLLRLIAEEPELVERVAGGT